The following coding sequences lie in one Synechococcus sp. CC9902 genomic window:
- a CDS encoding 2Fe-2S iron-sulfur cluster-binding protein: MSSIPVRWPHGQTTMETVGEDWLKAASNADVSIPTGCLGGSCGACEIEVNGKMVRACISTVPPSKSGELVVTFATDPYW, from the coding sequence ATGAGCAGCATTCCTGTGCGTTGGCCCCATGGCCAAACCACCATGGAAACCGTTGGCGAGGACTGGTTAAAAGCCGCTAGCAACGCAGACGTTTCGATCCCAACCGGCTGTCTGGGGGGCAGCTGTGGCGCCTGCGAAATCGAAGTGAACGGAAAGATGGTTCGGGCCTGCATCAGCACAGTTCCACCCTCCAAATCGGGGGAATTAGTGGTGACATTTGCCACCGACCCCTACTGGTAA
- a CDS encoding DUF3598 family protein encodes MVSRSTTNWNLFWQHHLGSWLGQWTRYSQSGKIQESFKSKRSFSANSDCSEIAQTNQQMYANGDTNTMRWNYSIDEHSHNDGFAHPASTLMRGFAFENGAAAWLIPQLKNTQYQPFELFLTQKDIRHSVGVLYGDSGQLLHTASIREYRGDPWNNNWSTNTEQVNPWTIEGRWQGEELRIQSDLFRDPIQARQWQWNEDELKDNHANHFFPDNIILRCPKVLLQDKSFGITIYWQTKNNQLQIIQADYNQTHQLIAISQQTMDQTSEQS; translated from the coding sequence ATGGTCAGCCGATCCACAACCAATTGGAATTTATTTTGGCAGCACCATTTAGGCAGCTGGCTAGGCCAGTGGACGCGATATTCCCAATCGGGCAAAATTCAGGAATCATTTAAAAGCAAACGTTCATTTTCAGCCAATTCAGACTGCTCTGAGATCGCTCAAACTAATCAACAAATGTATGCCAATGGCGATACAAATACAATGCGATGGAATTATTCCATCGATGAACATAGCCACAACGATGGATTTGCTCATCCAGCAAGCACCTTGATGCGGGGCTTCGCCTTTGAGAATGGTGCAGCGGCATGGTTAATACCACAGCTTAAAAACACCCAATATCAACCCTTTGAACTCTTTCTAACGCAAAAAGACATTCGCCATAGCGTGGGAGTTCTCTATGGAGACAGCGGACAATTACTGCATACAGCAAGCATTCGTGAATACCGCGGAGACCCATGGAACAACAACTGGTCGACCAACACTGAGCAAGTCAATCCCTGGACGATTGAGGGAAGATGGCAAGGGGAAGAACTCCGAATTCAATCAGACCTGTTCCGAGATCCAATACAAGCCCGTCAATGGCAGTGGAACGAAGATGAACTTAAGGACAATCATGCCAATCATTTCTTTCCTGACAACATCATTCTTCGCTGCCCAAAAGTGTTATTACAAGACAAGTCATTTGGCATCACAATTTACTGGCAAACAAAAAATAATCAGCTTCAAATTATTCAAGCAGATTATAACCAGACCCATCAACTCATTGCAATCAGCCAGCAGACGATGGATCAGACCTCTGAACAATCTTAA
- a CDS encoding helix-turn-helix transcriptional regulator, with protein sequence MREAFEEVKGLLAGKTSMACMGDMLTLAAFSHAIPINNSLLGAFTTEREALMACQDKQPDLLYITEQLEQGYGINLALKVKNISPATSVLVFLHRESQDVVREAIEANVDGIIFVHSIGQSADGDFLKSIRAIANGSSYYPKEVRTMAGYVKSIALAGLSDRESEVLEALCQGMSNKEMAEVLFVSPETIKSHVSTVIGKLGVKDRTQAVISAIRAGM encoded by the coding sequence GTGCGCGAAGCTTTCGAGGAGGTGAAAGGCCTGCTAGCAGGTAAAACTTCGATGGCTTGTATGGGAGATATGCTCACGCTGGCAGCCTTTAGTCATGCTATTCCCATCAATAATTCACTTCTAGGTGCATTTACAACAGAGCGAGAAGCGTTAATGGCTTGTCAGGATAAGCAGCCTGATTTGCTGTACATCACGGAACAGTTGGAACAGGGATATGGTATTAATCTTGCTTTAAAAGTTAAAAATATTTCCCCAGCCACTAGTGTTTTAGTGTTTTTACACCGTGAAAGCCAAGACGTTGTGCGAGAAGCAATTGAGGCGAATGTTGATGGAATTATCTTCGTTCATTCCATTGGTCAAAGTGCCGATGGCGATTTTTTGAAGTCGATTCGCGCGATTGCGAATGGATCAAGTTATTACCCGAAGGAAGTGAGAACCATGGCTGGTTATGTCAAAAGTATCGCACTTGCCGGATTGTCCGACCGTGAATCAGAAGTTTTAGAAGCGTTGTGCCAAGGAATGAGTAATAAAGAGATGGCTGAAGTCTTGTTCGTCAGTCCTGAAACAATTAAAAGCCACGTTAGTACTGTGATTGGCAAGCTTGGTGTTAAAGACCGAACTCAAGCAGTGATTTCTGCCATACGCGCAGGGATGTAA
- a CDS encoding acyltransferase family protein, whose translation MESLIQNKPRQRSLFLDQIKAIMIALVIASHTVLLASLSSDGVGQLIKDAPLFEGVNLWFVWVSNTFFMNILFLISGYLLPESVQKQGLKQFAKNRLIRLGIPLIFSIILINNILPIGGLLVPDSPAFGQSIINLPLNRIGPQWFLVVLILFNALYCIWVGLRKTKFSINQATSVPGWRSWLISAMILGLAEMEMSHFSNVWINLKETNLDGLGYQGMHLFTYGFLFAVGCKAASHRWIERINLRLASSWFQASLLISLTFLAIMVATILMGNNSYFLQQALPILSALIPFVGWGYMAMFLTWTQQHEHIGGAWLAQAGRDGFGAYLIHMPILYGCFMPLYLLGITNIWILSLSATILAIVLSFWGSHQLRNIPAVRRII comes from the coding sequence ATGGAGTCACTGATTCAAAACAAGCCAAGACAGAGGAGCCTTTTTCTCGACCAGATCAAAGCGATCATGATCGCTTTGGTGATCGCTTCCCATACTGTTCTACTCGCCAGCCTGTCCTCCGATGGCGTCGGCCAACTCATCAAAGATGCACCACTATTTGAGGGCGTGAATCTTTGGTTTGTCTGGGTAAGCAATACATTTTTCATGAATATCTTATTTTTAATATCTGGATATCTATTACCTGAATCGGTTCAAAAGCAAGGCCTTAAGCAGTTTGCCAAAAATCGCCTCATTCGCCTTGGAATCCCTTTAATATTTAGCATAATCTTGATTAATAATATCTTACCAATTGGCGGATTACTTGTACCTGACAGCCCTGCATTCGGCCAGAGCATCATCAACCTACCGCTCAACAGAATCGGACCACAATGGTTTCTAGTTGTCTTGATTTTGTTCAATGCTCTGTATTGCATATGGGTAGGCCTTCGCAAAACCAAATTTTCAATCAATCAGGCAACATCCGTTCCTGGATGGAGATCTTGGCTCATCAGTGCCATGATTCTTGGACTAGCAGAAATGGAAATGAGCCATTTCTCAAATGTTTGGATCAACCTGAAGGAAACAAACCTAGATGGTCTTGGGTATCAAGGTATGCACCTATTCACCTATGGATTTCTCTTTGCCGTTGGCTGCAAGGCAGCATCCCATCGTTGGATTGAACGCATCAATCTACGTTTGGCATCTTCATGGTTTCAAGCATCTCTGTTGATCAGCTTGACTTTTTTGGCCATCATGGTTGCAACTATTCTGATGGGCAACAATTCCTACTTCCTTCAGCAAGCATTGCCAATTTTATCGGCCCTCATTCCATTCGTAGGCTGGGGCTATATGGCTATGTTTCTTACTTGGACTCAGCAGCATGAGCACATTGGCGGAGCATGGTTAGCCCAAGCAGGACGAGATGGCTTTGGTGCCTATTTGATTCACATGCCCATCCTCTATGGATGTTTTATGCCCCTCTACCTGTTAGGTATAACGAATATTTGGATCCTGAGCCTATCGGCCACGATTTTGGCCATCGTTCTGTCGTTTTGGGGAAGTCATCAATTGCGAAACATTCCTGCCGTCCGTCGCATCATCTAA